One Pullulanibacillus sp. KACC 23026 DNA segment encodes these proteins:
- a CDS encoding multicopper oxidase domain-containing protein, whose product MIQFVGALAIVFIAGLLILFFIIRIFKRDFSKGVKTASIVAGILVVVFMVGAEIGLSAKVSNAEPSKSIPAKETKQEKSTISPELLASYGDMPGVMDARTDALTKKEIEQQKKTAKDMMNEKAMAPKLLKDGTKQYTLTANPIIWNLYEQKNVNASGYNGQTSGPLIQVKVGDKVRIVLKNKLNEPTSLRFQGLSVPKQMGGLPDQSVKPGDSKVYEFTVTQDMVGTHDYFSGTDMDEQIDYGLHGALIVDPAKGKEYPDADVEALFDIGSFKVDQKFDENVFTLNGKPSPNSPNFYIKKGQRVVVRLINSSSENYHAMHLHGYTFKLISEDGHHLKKPMPMNVVSLAPEETADIEFIANAPGTWMFHCHILDHTINPDDDVDAMQGLMTNFIVK is encoded by the coding sequence TTGATTCAATTTGTAGGAGCGCTGGCCATCGTTTTTATAGCAGGCTTGCTCATTTTATTTTTCATAATAAGGATTTTTAAAAGGGACTTTTCAAAAGGGGTAAAAACCGCGTCAATAGTAGCAGGCATTCTTGTTGTGGTGTTCATGGTTGGAGCAGAAATAGGCCTATCGGCAAAAGTCTCGAATGCTGAACCTTCAAAATCAATTCCCGCCAAGGAAACTAAACAGGAAAAAAGCACGATTTCTCCAGAGTTATTAGCAAGTTATGGGGATATGCCAGGCGTGATGGATGCAAGAACCGATGCACTAACCAAGAAAGAGATCGAGCAGCAAAAGAAAACCGCAAAGGATATGATGAATGAGAAAGCCATGGCCCCGAAGCTATTAAAGGATGGGACTAAGCAGTATACATTAACAGCAAATCCGATTATATGGAATCTATACGAACAGAAGAATGTCAATGCCTCTGGCTATAATGGACAAACCTCTGGTCCCTTAATTCAAGTCAAAGTAGGGGACAAGGTTAGGATTGTATTGAAAAATAAACTCAATGAACCGACTAGCTTAAGGTTTCAGGGCCTCTCCGTTCCTAAACAGATGGGTGGGCTCCCCGATCAATCCGTAAAGCCTGGAGACTCCAAAGTCTATGAGTTTACGGTAACACAGGATATGGTGGGTACGCATGACTATTTTAGCGGGACAGACATGGACGAGCAGATTGATTATGGATTACACGGAGCCTTAATTGTGGATCCAGCTAAAGGAAAGGAATACCCGGATGCGGATGTAGAAGCCTTATTCGATATTGGTTCATTCAAGGTGGATCAGAAGTTTGACGAGAATGTTTTCACGTTAAACGGTAAGCCGAGCCCTAATTCACCTAACTTTTATATTAAAAAGGGGCAACGGGTTGTTGTGAGGTTGATTAACAGCAGCAGTGAGAACTATCACGCCATGCATCTTCATGGATACACATTTAAGCTGATATCAGAGGATGGGCATCATCTAAAGAAACCGATGCCGATGAATGTCGTCTCCTTAGCTCCGGAAGAAACAGCTGATATCGAATTTATCGCTAATGCGCCCGGTACCTGGATGTTCCACTGCCATATTTTAGATCATACGATTAATCCTGATGATGATGTTGATGCCATGCAAGGCTTGATGACCAACTTTATCGTTAAATAA